The Candidatus Tumulicola sp. region CGCCAACGCCGTTGCGACCTCGTCTTCCCGCACGATCAACGGCGGTTCGAGACGAATGACTCGTTGCAGGTTGAGCGTCCACGCCGCCGTTACGCCGGCTTTCAACATTTCGGGAATGATCCAGCCGCCGTAACCTTCGTGCCGTAACTCGACGCCGGCCATCAATCCGAGACCGCGCACCGCTGCAACCACCTGTGGAAACTCGCTGCGTATCGCTTCGGCACCATCGAGCAACTGTTTACCCCGTACGCGGGCATTTTCGACCAAATTGTCGTCTTCCAACACGTCCATTGCGGCCAGAGCGGCGGCGCATGCCAATTCGTTGCCGCCAAAGGTCGATGTATGCAACAACGGCGCCTTCGCGAAGGCGCGATTCCAAGCAGCCGGCGTCGCGATGAACGCGCCCACCGGAATGACCCCGCCGGATAGACCTTTGGCCAGCGTCATCACGTCGGGAACGACGTTTTCGCGTTCGCACGCGAAGAGATAGCCGCAGCGGCCGAGTCCGGTTTGCACTTCGTCGGCGATAAACAACGCACCGGTGGCGTCGCAGGCCTCGCGAACGGCGCGCAGATAACCGTCCGGCGGTATGTTGATTCCGCCTTCGCCTTGCACCGGCTCGACCACGAACGCCGCCGCGTCGTGCAATGCGGCTTCGAGTACCTCCGGGCGTCCGTACGGTACGTGTACGAATCCTTCGAGCAGGGGACGGAACGGTTCGCGGAACGTGTCGCGTCCGCTGACGGAAAGAGCGCCCATCGTCTTGCCGTGAAACGCGTCGAGCGTGCTGACGATTTTCGCGCGGCCGGTGGCGGCGCGTGCGAGTTTGATCGCGCCTTCGATCGCTTCGGTTCCGCTGTTACACCAAAACGAAATTTGCAGATCGCCGGGAGCGATTTCGGCCAAACGGCGGGCCGCTCGTCCGAGCACGGGGTTGAACATCGTCTTGCTCGACAGCGACATCCGATCCATCTGCTCGCGCACCGCGGCCAGCACGCGCGGATGCGAATGTCCCAGCGTAAACACGCCGTATCCACCGGCGAAATCGAGATACGCTTTTCCGTTTTGATCCCAAATGGTGCTGCCGCTCGCACGCACTTCGACCGGCGAACCCGACAGCTTCATGACGCGCGCCAACGGTGGATTGACGAAGTCGCGATAGTCGCTAAACGTTTGCGCCGCGAGCTCGGCGCCGCTCGCGGCGGCCGTTTCGGTATTCACGCTGCGACGTCGACCGTTTCGAGACGTTCGATCGCCGCTTCGATCGTTGCGACCGCATCGGCCGCGCGATCCAAATGCATGATGCGCTCGCGAAGCGCGGCAGCGCCGGGTATACCCTTGAGGTACAGCGCGACGTGTTTACGCATTTGCGGAACGGCGCGCGATTCGCCCCACTCGTCGACCATCGCTCGATAATGCACCAAACAATAGCGTAATCGATCCGCCGCGGGCGGCAGCGCACGTTGCGGCCGGCCTTCCATCACGTCGCGAATTTGGGCTATCAGCCATGGATTACCGAGCGCGGCGCGACCGATCATGATACCATCGACACCGCTTTCGCGCATGCGCTCGACGGCCACCGCGGCATCGTTGAGGTCGCCATTCCCGATCACGGGAACGTCGAGCGCGCGTTTGAGTCGAGCGATGTGCTCCCAATCGGCGACACCCTTGTAAAACTGACGTGCCGTGCGAGCGTGCAGCGTAATCGCCTGCGCTCCGGCCGCCTGCGCGCGCTTGGCGACGTCGACGTAGACGAGTTCTCGCTCGGTCCAGCCCAAGCGCATCTTTACGGTAACGGGGCAGTCGACGGCGTCCACGACCGCACGCACGATCGCTTCGCAGCGATCGGGATCGCGCAGGCAGGCCGAACCGCCGTTGGTTTTTGTCACCTTTGGCGCCGGGCAGCCGAAATTGATGTCGACGATATCGGCGCCGCATTCGCGAACCAAGCGAGCTGCTCGCGCCATCGTTTCCGGATCGTCGCCCCACAGCTGGGTCGAGACCGGTCGCTCGACGCCGTGCTGATCGATCATCTCCATCGTGCGCCGGCTTCCGAACTTCAGCGCGTTGGACGAGACGAACTCGGTAACGGTTAGCCCGAGTCCAAAGGGTTTGTACAGCGCCCGCATCGTGCGGTTGGTCACGCCCGACATCGGCGCCAGGACGACCGGGGGATAAACTTCGATCGGTCCGATCTTCAGCGGCGCGAACATGGCCGAACCACTATAACACGACCGCGGACGTGGCGTCGCGGTATACGATCCTGCCGCAATTGACGGATGGCAGGCGCGTGCTCGACGTAGCGATGACGGCGTGCAACGACCGCGCCTGCGCGCAAACCGACGCATCGAGGCCGTCGATCACGCGAGCGTTTGGGTTCACGATGATGACGGCCCCTGCGGGCAGATCGAACGTCACGATCGGCCGACCGGCGTGCAAGCCGGCGTAGACGGCCGCTCCTCCGAACCGGTCGCGCACGTAGTCGTCGGGATGATTGCGCGCGACGCCGGCAGCCCACGCCCCGAGCAACGCCATCGCACAAACGGCGGTCGCGACGCGCACGCGCTGCGAACCGCGCCAGGCGACGGCGAGCGCGACGAGTCCGGCGACGGCAACGACGAGCGGAGTGTCGTGCGTCGTCGCGTCGTTCGAAAACAACGCCCATTGGGTAGCGACCCCCACGATCGTTCCGACCGAGGCGACGGCGGCG contains the following coding sequences:
- a CDS encoding aspartate aminotransferase family protein, with protein sequence MNTETAAASGAELAAQTFSDYRDFVNPPLARVMKLSGSPVEVRASGSTIWDQNGKAYLDFAGGYGVFTLGHSHPRVLAAVREQMDRMSLSSKTMFNPVLGRAARRLAEIAPGDLQISFWCNSGTEAIEGAIKLARAATGRAKIVSTLDAFHGKTMGALSVSGRDTFREPFRPLLEGFVHVPYGRPEVLEAALHDAAAFVVEPVQGEGGINIPPDGYLRAVREACDATGALFIADEVQTGLGRCGYLFACERENVVPDVMTLAKGLSGGVIPVGAFIATPAAWNRAFAKAPLLHTSTFGGNELACAAALAAMDVLEDDNLVENARVRGKQLLDGAEAIRSEFPQVVAAVRGLGLMAGVELRHEGYGGWIIPEMLKAGVTAAWTLNLQRVIRLEPPLIVREDEVATALAALRAGVATAYEKLGQL
- the dusB gene encoding tRNA dihydrouridine synthase DusB, with amino-acid sequence MFAPLKIGPIEVYPPVVLAPMSGVTNRTMRALYKPFGLGLTVTEFVSSNALKFGSRRTMEMIDQHGVERPVSTQLWGDDPETMARAARLVRECGADIVDINFGCPAPKVTKTNGGSACLRDPDRCEAIVRAVVDAVDCPVTVKMRLGWTERELVYVDVAKRAQAAGAQAITLHARTARQFYKGVADWEHIARLKRALDVPVIGNGDLNDAAVAVERMRESGVDGIMIGRAALGNPWLIAQIRDVMEGRPQRALPPAADRLRYCLVHYRAMVDEWGESRAVPQMRKHVALYLKGIPGAAALRERIMHLDRAADAVATIEAAIERLETVDVAA